A genome region from Deltaproteobacteria bacterium includes the following:
- a CDS encoding PAS domain-containing protein produces MPTSLAGLDNWLRDSLFDYMPMAIAVIDRDFNLVRANTAFSDMFGRWESRKCYAVYKGRDTLCPMCKGSFAFDDGRARVNEEEGFNRLGKLTRYIKHTLPVRDDTGQVAFLVEISTNITETERIRHEHQLLFDQVPCNITIMDRNLMVVRANRRAKESFGAVEGRRCFEAFKHLDKECFECPARRTFSDGKLHTAHSVVRNISGQKMDLLVTTVPLGLVTDNFEYVMEMGVDITQTLRLEDELTIAYTMMETMIATSIDGIIAVDHERVTIFNPAARGIFNVPDGRTVTRAELYAMFPEGFPDWVAKAPAYVYHPDVTVTTLDGEQVSVRLVGMRLEVGDRLLGLAFSVQDLRKVKQLEKEKLDAERLAAVGQTVAGLAHGVKNLITGLEGGMYMLTSGLKNGKADRLAQGLDMLTRNVERIALFVKEFLSFSKGRQIRVKEGDPAAVASEVVEMYATRARELGISLTHEADGGVKPANLDYEGMHECLTNLVGNAIDACRMSDKPQCGVTVKTFEQDGAIVYEVTDDGTGMDYEVKKKVFTNFFTTKGSGGTGLGLLMTKKIVTEHGGRIDLESEPGQGTTFRIILPRERLPEPPTPSE; encoded by the coding sequence ATGCCCACATCGCTTGCCGGCCTTGACAACTGGCTCAGGGACAGTCTGTTCGATTATATGCCCATGGCCATTGCCGTAATTGACCGGGATTTCAACCTGGTCAGGGCCAACACGGCCTTTTCGGACATGTTCGGTCGCTGGGAGTCGCGCAAGTGCTACGCCGTTTACAAGGGCAGGGACACCCTGTGCCCCATGTGCAAAGGCAGCTTCGCCTTTGATGACGGAAGGGCGCGGGTCAACGAGGAGGAGGGCTTCAACAGGCTTGGAAAGCTCACCCGATATATAAAGCACACGCTGCCTGTCAGGGACGATACGGGCCAGGTGGCCTTTCTGGTGGAAATCTCGACGAACATCACGGAGACCGAGCGAATCAGGCATGAGCACCAGCTTCTTTTCGACCAGGTGCCTTGCAACATCACCATAATGGACCGGAACCTCATGGTGGTGAGAGCCAACAGGCGGGCCAAGGAAAGCTTCGGGGCGGTTGAGGGAAGGCGTTGTTTCGAGGCTTTCAAGCACCTTGACAAGGAATGCTTCGAATGCCCGGCCAGAAGAACCTTCTCCGACGGCAAGCTCCACACCGCCCACTCGGTGGTGCGAAACATCTCAGGCCAGAAGATGGACCTTCTGGTCACCACGGTCCCCCTGGGTTTGGTCACTGACAATTTCGAGTACGTCATGGAAATGGGCGTGGACATCACCCAGACGCTCCGGCTGGAGGACGAGCTCACCATAGCCTACACCATGATGGAGACCATGATCGCCACGTCCATCGACGGAATCATCGCCGTGGATCACGAGAGGGTCACCATATTCAATCCGGCTGCGCGCGGCATTTTCAACGTGCCCGACGGCCGCACCGTCACCCGCGCCGAGCTTTACGCCATGTTTCCCGAAGGCTTTCCCGACTGGGTGGCCAAGGCCCCGGCCTACGTCTACCACCCGGACGTCACCGTAACCACCCTGGACGGCGAGCAGGTTTCAGTGCGCCTAGTGGGAATGCGCCTGGAGGTGGGGGACAGGCTCCTTGGCCTGGCCTTCTCGGTCCAGGACCTGCGCAAGGTAAAGCAGCTGGAAAAGGAGAAACTGGACGCAGAGCGCCTTGCAGCCGTGGGCCAGACAGTGGCGGGCCTTGCCCACGGGGTGAAGAACCTCATCACCGGGCTTGAGGGCGGCATGTACATGCTGACTTCGGGCCTGAAGAACGGAAAGGCCGACCGGCTGGCCCAGGGCCTTGACATGCTCACCAGGAACGTGGAGAGGATCGCGCTTTTCGTAAAGGAGTTCCTGAGTTTTTCCAAGGGCAGGCAGATCAGGGTGAAAGAGGGGGACCCGGCGGCGGTGGCCTCGGAGGTTGTGGAAATGTACGCCACCAGGGCCCGCGAGCTTGGAATTTCCCTCACCCACGAGGCCGACGGAGGGGTGAAACCGGCCAACCTGGATTACGAGGGAATGCACGAGTGCCTCACGAACCTCGTGGGAAACGCCATAGACGCCTGCCGCATGAGCGACAAGCCACAGTGCGGCGTGACCGTCAAAACCTTCGAGCAGGACGGGGCCATCGTCTACGAGGTCACTGACGACGGCACTGGGATGGACTACGAGGTGAAGAAAAAGGTCTTCACCAATTTTTTCACCACCAAGGGTTCGGGCGGCACGGGGCTTGGTCTTCTCATGACCAAGAAGATCGTCACCGAGCACGGCGGGCGCATAGATCTGGAATCCGAACCGGGGCAGGGCACCACCTTCCGCATAATTCTTCCGCGCGAACGGCTTCCCGAACCCCCAACACCTTCAGAGTGA
- a CDS encoding response regulator, with protein MPSKILIIDDELDIRIYLAAALEDAGYETAALGNEEPGLSAIAAINPDLIILDIMMPGRSGISIYRELRADERLKDTKVVLFSGMPLSREALSADFESLSGDDSLPPPQGFLEKPLNLDALKNLIKKLLGT; from the coding sequence ATGCCCAGTAAAATTCTGATTATAGACGATGAGCTGGACATCCGCATCTATCTTGCGGCGGCCCTGGAAGACGCGGGTTACGAGACAGCGGCCTTGGGGAACGAAGAGCCAGGCCTTTCGGCCATTGCCGCGATAAATCCAGACCTGATAATTCTCGATATCATGATGCCGGGCCGGAGCGGCATATCTATTTACCGCGAACTTCGGGCTGACGAGCGCCTGAAAGACACCAAGGTCGTGCTTTTTTCGGGGATGCCGCTTTCAAGGGAGGCGCTTTCGGCGGACTTTGAAAGCCTTTCGGGGGACGATTCCCTGCCCCCGCCCCAGGGTTTTCTGGAAAAGCCCCTCAATCTAGACGCACTGAAAAATCTGATCAAAAAACTTCTCGGAACCTAA
- a CDS encoding response regulator has product MSEKKKILVVDDEKDILAYLTALFQDNGYETITASNGVEALEKVKSEIPDLVTLDMAMPEQSGVRTYRAMKDDPALKDIPIIVVTGVGEEMETYFTKMKSFGKPAGFMPKPVVPEDLLKMAKNILGD; this is encoded by the coding sequence ATGAGCGAAAAGAAGAAAATCCTGGTGGTGGACGATGAAAAAGACATCCTGGCCTATCTCACGGCCCTGTTTCAGGACAACGGCTATGAGACCATAACCGCCTCAAACGGCGTGGAGGCCCTGGAAAAGGTCAAAAGCGAAATACCGGACCTTGTGACCCTGGACATGGCCATGCCCGAACAAAGCGGCGTGCGCACATACAGGGCCATGAAGGACGACCCGGCCTTGAAGGACATCCCCATAATCGTGGTCACCGGAGTGGGCGAGGAGATGGAGACCTACTTCACCAAGATGAAGTCTTTCGGAAAGCCCGCAGGTTTCATGCCCAAACCGGTGGTGCCCGAAGACCTTCTGAAAATGGCCAAAAACATTCTTGGTGACTGA
- a CDS encoding respiratory nitrate reductase subunit gamma: protein MSLFLHIFAYLAIAAFAGAVAFRVKKYLDLPLHVRWELYPVAHEGKKAEYGGSYMEEVDWWKKPRHKNKIAELTTMGEEILLLKGVWEKNRSLWYVSYPFHLGLYLAAAFVGLLVVGAIAGKSFIAAPVHALTSFIGPLSFVLVLFGSVGLFRRRMTDEGLKPYNAAGHFVNLILFAVTMIVAILTWLLVDTDFSKARALVADLALFRFDTLSGLFALQVFCGFFLLAYIPMTHMAHFFMKYFMWHDIRWGDEPNIDTPETDAKIGVVLNYPVSWSASHIAGHGRTTWAEVATFNPALDAKDDQQPK, encoded by the coding sequence ATGTCATTATTCCTGCACATCTTCGCCTATCTGGCCATCGCGGCCTTTGCCGGCGCGGTCGCCTTTCGAGTGAAAAAATACCTGGACCTTCCCCTGCATGTGCGCTGGGAACTCTATCCCGTGGCCCACGAGGGTAAAAAGGCCGAGTACGGCGGAAGCTACATGGAAGAGGTCGACTGGTGGAAAAAGCCCCGCCATAAGAACAAGATCGCCGAACTCACCACAATGGGCGAGGAAATCCTGCTTTTGAAGGGCGTGTGGGAGAAAAACCGGTCCCTCTGGTACGTGTCCTATCCCTTTCATCTTGGGCTCTATCTTGCGGCGGCCTTCGTGGGCCTTCTGGTGGTGGGCGCGATTGCCGGAAAATCCTTTATTGCCGCGCCCGTCCACGCGCTCACATCCTTCATCGGACCGCTTTCCTTCGTCCTCGTGCTTTTCGGCTCGGTGGGCCTTTTCCGCCGCCGCATGACGGACGAGGGCTTAAAGCCCTACAACGCTGCGGGACATTTCGTGAACCTGATCCTTTTCGCCGTCACCATGATAGTGGCCATTCTCACCTGGCTTCTCGTGGACACCGACTTTTCCAAGGCCAGGGCGCTAGTGGCCGATCTCGCCCTCTTCCGTTTCGACACCCTTTCCGGCCTTTTCGCGCTCCAGGTTTTCTGCGGGTTCTTCCTCCTGGCCTACATCCCCATGACCCACATGGCGCATTTTTTCATGAAGTACTTCATGTGGCACGACATCCGCTGGGGAGACGAACCCAACATCGACACTCCCGAAACCGACGCCAAAATCGGCGTAGTGCTCAATTACCCGGTCTCCTGGTCAGCCTCGCACATTGCCGGACACGGCCGCACCACCTGGGCAGAGGTGGCGACGTTCAACCCGGCCCTTGACGCGAAAGACGATCAGCAGCCGAAATAA